In a single window of the Papaver somniferum cultivar HN1 chromosome 8, ASM357369v1, whole genome shotgun sequence genome:
- the LOC113302869 gene encoding probable sodium/metabolite cotransporter BASS5, chloroplastic isoform X1, producing the protein MSLQLSLHSGIKNTSFSTKSLVLNNHKPEGAAILVLPRNSFYSDSHSFGLQRSHSCCFTSPVARKCLPASNSWESDQAEENSIMPPQEIKENGFDVVKILKGANSVIPHVVLASTVLALVYPPSFTWFTTRYYAPALGFLMFAVGVNTDEKDFIKAFKKPAAILAGYAGQFVVKPILGYLFGTIAVTAFNLPTSLSAGIMLVSCVSGAQLSSYATFLTDPQMAPLSIVMTSLSTATAVFVTPTLSLLLIGKKLPVDVVGMMSSIVQIVVAPITLGLLLNRFFPWICNVIRPLLPPLSVFVTALCVGSPLAINIDSVMSPFGVTILLLITGFHLSSFVAGYFFSGLAFSKAPDVKPLQRTISYETGMQSSLLALALANRFFQDPLVAVPPAFSVVIMSLMGFSMVMIWANKRKEVPV; encoded by the exons ATGAGTCTTCAACTCTCACTTCACTCGGGGATCAAAAACACATCTTTCTCAACAAAAAGTCTTGTTTTGAATAATCACAAACCAGAAGGAGCTGCAATTCTTGTTTTGCCTCGGAATTCTTTCTATTCAGATTCTCATTCCTTCGGGTTACAAAGATCTCATTCCTGCTGCTTCACTTCACCAG tTGCAAGGAAATGCCTGCCGGCTTCAAATTCATGGGAATCCGATCAGGCCGAGGAGAATTCTATCATGCCACCTCAG GAAATCAAGGAAAATGGGTTTGATGTTGTGAAGATATTGAAGGGAGCAAACTCTGTCATACCACATGTAGTTTTAGCAAGTACTGTGTTGGCTCTTGTCTATCCACCTTCTTTCACATGGTTTACAACCAG GTACTATGCACCGGCTCTAgggtttttgatgtttgctgttgGTGTAAATACGGATGAAAAGGACTTCATTAAAGCCTTCAAAAAACCAGCAGCTATTCTTGCTGGATATGCTGGCCAGTTTGTTGTAAAGCCTATACTTGGATATCTATTTGGGACTATCGCGGTTACAGCTTTCAACCTCCCGACTTCCTTAA GCGCAGGAATCATGTTGGTATCTTGTGTTAGTGGAGCTCAGCTCTCAAGTTATGCAACTTTTCTAACAGACCCTCAGATGGCTCCTCTTAGTATTGTTATGACGTCGTTATCTACAGCAACTGCGGTTTTTGTCACTCCAACTTTGTCGCTGTTACTGATTGGAAAGAAGCTACCAGTTGATGTAGTAGGAATGATGTCGAGTATCGTTCAGATTGTAGTTGCACCAATTACTTTAGGCCTTCTTCTTAATAG GTTCTTCCCCTGGATTTGTAATGTGATCAGGCCGTTACTGCCTCCACTATCTGTGTTTGTGACCGCTCTTTGTGTTGGTTCACCACTTGCAATAAACATAGACTCCGTGATGTCTCCATTTGGAGTTACTATTCTTTTGCTCATCACTGGATTTCACCTGTCATCTTTTGTTGCTGGTTATTTCTTCTCTGGCTTGGCTTTCTCGAAGGCACCTGATGTAAAACCTCTACAAAGAACAATATCTTACGAGACAG GGATGCAAAGTAGTCTTTTAGCTCTTGCCCTTGCAAACAGATTTTTCCAAGATCCGCTCGTGGCTGTGCCACCAGCTTTCTCT GTTGTTATAATGTCTTTGATGGGATTCTCCATGGTCATGATATGGGCTAATAAGAGAAAGGAAGTTCCAGTGTGA
- the LOC113302869 gene encoding probable sodium/metabolite cotransporter BASS5, chloroplastic isoform X2, producing MFAVGVNTDEKDFIKAFKKPAAILAGYAGQFVVKPILGYLFGTIAVTAFNLPTSLSAGIMLVSCVSGAQLSSYATFLTDPQMAPLSIVMTSLSTATAVFVTPTLSLLLIGKKLPVDVVGMMSSIVQIVVAPITLGLLLNRFFPWICNVIRPLLPPLSVFVTALCVGSPLAINIDSVMSPFGVTILLLITGFHLSSFVAGYFFSGLAFSKAPDVKPLQRTISYETGMQSSLLALALANRFFQDPLVAVPPAFSVVIMSLMGFSMVMIWANKRKEVPV from the exons atgtttgctgttgGTGTAAATACGGATGAAAAGGACTTCATTAAAGCCTTCAAAAAACCAGCAGCTATTCTTGCTGGATATGCTGGCCAGTTTGTTGTAAAGCCTATACTTGGATATCTATTTGGGACTATCGCGGTTACAGCTTTCAACCTCCCGACTTCCTTAA GCGCAGGAATCATGTTGGTATCTTGTGTTAGTGGAGCTCAGCTCTCAAGTTATGCAACTTTTCTAACAGACCCTCAGATGGCTCCTCTTAGTATTGTTATGACGTCGTTATCTACAGCAACTGCGGTTTTTGTCACTCCAACTTTGTCGCTGTTACTGATTGGAAAGAAGCTACCAGTTGATGTAGTAGGAATGATGTCGAGTATCGTTCAGATTGTAGTTGCACCAATTACTTTAGGCCTTCTTCTTAATAG GTTCTTCCCCTGGATTTGTAATGTGATCAGGCCGTTACTGCCTCCACTATCTGTGTTTGTGACCGCTCTTTGTGTTGGTTCACCACTTGCAATAAACATAGACTCCGTGATGTCTCCATTTGGAGTTACTATTCTTTTGCTCATCACTGGATTTCACCTGTCATCTTTTGTTGCTGGTTATTTCTTCTCTGGCTTGGCTTTCTCGAAGGCACCTGATGTAAAACCTCTACAAAGAACAATATCTTACGAGACAG GGATGCAAAGTAGTCTTTTAGCTCTTGCCCTTGCAAACAGATTTTTCCAAGATCCGCTCGTGGCTGTGCCACCAGCTTTCTCT GTTGTTATAATGTCTTTGATGGGATTCTCCATGGTCATGATATGGGCTAATAAGAGAAAGGAAGTTCCAGTGTGA